The following coding sequences are from one Lipingzhangella halophila window:
- a CDS encoding threonine ammonia-lyase has product MELISLADVRAAAERVRDRVLRTPLLPGPRSDTPLWLKPENLQPVGAFKIRGAVNALACLEPAARQAGVVTHSSGNHGQALAYAARGEGIHCVVVVPEGASRVKAAAMRRFGAEIVPAAPADRQATALKLVEERGLTLVPPFDHPDIIAGQGTVGAEVCADLAEPATVLVPVGGGGLASGVATAVRALSPRTRIVGVEPELAADAAESLDADRLVSWPPERAQRTIADGTRVGLSELTFAHLRERLDGIVTVTEDEIRSAMGAIARESRIVAEPSGALAAAAFRTGRVPADGPTVAVVSGGNVDPALLSEVVADGQ; this is encoded by the coding sequence ATGGAGCTGATCTCACTGGCCGACGTCCGCGCCGCCGCCGAGCGGGTGCGTGACCGGGTGCTGCGCACCCCCTTGCTGCCCGGCCCGCGGAGCGATACGCCGCTGTGGCTCAAACCGGAGAACCTGCAACCGGTGGGGGCGTTCAAGATCCGCGGCGCGGTCAACGCACTGGCGTGCCTTGAGCCCGCGGCGCGGCAGGCCGGGGTCGTCACCCACTCCTCCGGCAACCACGGTCAGGCACTCGCCTATGCCGCGCGGGGCGAGGGGATCCACTGCGTCGTGGTGGTTCCCGAAGGGGCATCACGGGTGAAGGCCGCCGCGATGCGCCGGTTCGGTGCCGAGATCGTGCCGGCCGCGCCGGCCGACCGGCAGGCCACTGCCCTGAAGCTGGTCGAGGAGCGAGGGCTGACGCTGGTTCCCCCGTTCGATCACCCGGACATCATCGCCGGACAGGGCACGGTGGGCGCGGAAGTGTGTGCGGATCTGGCCGAACCGGCAACCGTGCTCGTCCCGGTCGGCGGCGGGGGACTGGCTTCGGGGGTGGCGACCGCGGTGCGCGCGCTGAGTCCGCGGACGCGCATAGTCGGAGTCGAGCCGGAGCTGGCCGCTGACGCCGCCGAGAGCCTGGACGCCGACCGGCTGGTCTCCTGGCCGCCGGAGCGGGCGCAGCGCACCATCGCCGACGGCACGCGGGTAGGACTTTCTGAGCTGACCTTCGCCCACCTGCGCGAACGCCTGGACGGGATCGTCACGGTCACCGAGGACGAGATTCGGTCGGCGATGGGGGCGATCGCCCGCGAGAGCCGGATCGTCGCCGAACCCAGTGGGGCGCTCGCGGCGGCGGCGTTCCGCACGGGGCGGGTGCCCGCAGACGGCCCGACCGTGGCGGTGGTCTCCGGCGGCAACGTTGATCCGGCTCTGTTGTCCGAGGTGGTCGCGGACGGTCAGTGA
- a CDS encoding serine/threonine-protein kinase: MGPLENGDPQRIGRYRLIGRLGAGGMGQVFFGRSVGGRAVAIKRIHPHMATDPSFRERFAREVTAARQVSGAFTAPVLDADTDAEMPWLVTSYVPSLPLDEAVKRYGPLPEHTQRVLAAGLAEALSEIHRVGLIHRDLKPGNVLLAEDGPRVIDFGIARATEGTAATQSIIGTPGFMSPEQIQGERMTPSSDIFALGSVLVYAARGVGPFGEGAMHTMVMRVMQHEPDMSAVPPSLQRLVAACLTKDAARRPGPGPVLDALGDVPIGQSWLPPELMRGVQEQVNKVNSALSSAPDSDSPTTTGTGSALGAAAAGAAAGSMLTDGQATQQAPQQGGPDPTSVMGTQAGTGAQQTAQYGQAGAGGGQPPPTAAMPGGGDAYGDLYRGSPEDEARRQREQRRREHEQQRYQEQQREEQRRRQEAERAHQERLRAEQQAAKRAQAQARRAAQPGLWSFVKLIPLLVIPLIQFPLGVAASYAWQWFTATEMWGTPWYYEGVLSEGGSLHALYLGYFLLNNVVALEYLMRSARTSFVTGIVLALIVIAGTNGALFAFGFFG; the protein is encoded by the coding sequence GTGGGCCCACTGGAGAACGGCGACCCGCAGCGGATCGGCCGGTACCGGCTGATCGGGCGCCTGGGTGCCGGAGGAATGGGTCAGGTGTTCTTCGGACGCTCCGTGGGCGGCCGTGCCGTGGCCATCAAGCGGATCCACCCGCACATGGCCACCGACCCCTCCTTCCGCGAGCGCTTCGCCCGCGAGGTGACGGCGGCCCGCCAGGTCAGCGGTGCCTTCACCGCGCCGGTGCTCGACGCCGACACCGACGCCGAGATGCCGTGGCTGGTGACCTCCTACGTGCCGTCGCTGCCGCTGGACGAGGCGGTCAAGCGCTATGGCCCGTTGCCGGAGCACACCCAGCGTGTGCTGGCGGCCGGGCTCGCCGAGGCGCTCAGCGAGATCCACCGTGTTGGCCTCATCCACCGCGACCTCAAACCGGGCAACGTCCTGCTGGCCGAGGACGGCCCGCGCGTCATCGACTTCGGTATCGCCCGCGCCACCGAGGGAACCGCGGCCACCCAGTCGATCATCGGTACCCCGGGCTTCATGTCTCCCGAGCAGATCCAGGGCGAGCGCATGACGCCCAGCAGCGACATCTTCGCTCTGGGATCGGTGCTGGTCTACGCCGCACGCGGCGTCGGCCCGTTCGGTGAGGGCGCGATGCACACGATGGTCATGCGGGTCATGCAGCACGAGCCGGACATGTCCGCGGTGCCGCCATCACTGCAGCGGCTGGTCGCCGCCTGCCTGACCAAGGACGCCGCCCGCCGCCCGGGCCCGGGTCCCGTGCTCGACGCGCTCGGCGACGTTCCCATCGGCCAGTCCTGGCTGCCCCCGGAACTCATGCGGGGAGTGCAAGAGCAGGTCAACAAGGTAAACAGTGCCCTGAGCAGCGCCCCCGACTCCGACAGCCCCACAACCACCGGAACGGGTTCGGCGCTGGGCGCCGCCGCGGCGGGTGCGGCAGCCGGCTCCATGCTGACCGACGGACAGGCGACCCAGCAGGCTCCCCAGCAGGGCGGCCCGGATCCGACCTCGGTCATGGGCACGCAGGCGGGCACCGGCGCGCAGCAAACCGCCCAGTACGGCCAGGCCGGCGCGGGGGGCGGCCAGCCGCCGCCGACCGCGGCGATGCCGGGCGGCGGGGACGCGTATGGCGACCTGTACCGGGGCTCACCCGAAGACGAGGCCCGGCGCCAACGGGAGCAGCGCCGCCGCGAACACGAACAGCAGCGTTACCAGGAGCAGCAGCGTGAGGAGCAGCGCCGCCGCCAGGAGGCCGAGCGCGCGCACCAGGAACGGCTGCGCGCCGAGCAGCAGGCCGCGAAGCGAGCCCAGGCGCAGGCGCGCCGGGCGGCGCAACCCGGCCTGTGGAGCTTCGTCAAGCTCATCCCGCTGCTGGTGATCCCGCTCATCCAGTTCCCGCTTGGTGTGGCCGCGTCCTATGCCTGGCAGTGGTTCACCGCCACCGAGATGTGGGGCACGCCCTGGTACTACGAGGGCGTCCTGAGCGAGGGCGGGAGTCTGCACGCCCTCTACCTGGGCTACTTCCTGCTGAACAACGTGGTGGCGCTGGAGTACCTGATGCGCTCGGCGCGGACGAGCTTCGTCACCGGCATTGTGCTGGCGCTGATCGTGATCGCCGGTACCAACGGCGCCCTGTTCGCCTTCGGCTTCTTCGGCTAG
- a CDS encoding nitronate monooxygenase has translation MPRTPDFDTPIVAAPMAGGVSTPELVAAVNQAGGLGFLAAGYTSAAQMGDLVRTTRELTRYPFGVNVFVPGPDRFDPLVLDSYRTRLLPEAERLGTEPGRAHWSDDDYQAKLAALTADPVGYVSFTFNCPAAADIAALRAAGTTVIVTVTSSGEARTAADAGADMLCVQGAEAGGHQGSFDDTQERTTPLLELLATVRAAVEVPLLAAGGIATRGDVRAAVAAGAVAAQVGTALLRTPESGANRTHKDALADARFTSTAVTRAFSGRRARGLANRFLREHGPAAPAAYPHVHYLTGPIRAAAARAADPETLHMWAGTGFRAAAARPAGDIVAELAAGE, from the coding sequence GTGCCACGCACCCCAGACTTCGACACGCCCATTGTCGCGGCGCCCATGGCCGGCGGCGTGAGTACTCCTGAACTGGTCGCGGCCGTGAACCAGGCCGGCGGGCTGGGCTTTCTCGCGGCGGGATACACCAGTGCCGCCCAGATGGGGGACCTGGTCCGCACGACCCGGGAGCTCACCAGGTACCCGTTCGGCGTCAACGTGTTCGTCCCGGGGCCCGACCGTTTTGATCCGCTTGTCCTCGACTCCTACCGCACCCGGCTGCTGCCCGAGGCCGAGCGCCTGGGCACCGAACCCGGGCGCGCACACTGGAGCGACGACGACTACCAGGCCAAGCTCGCCGCACTCACCGCCGACCCGGTTGGCTACGTGAGCTTCACCTTCAACTGTCCGGCGGCAGCGGACATCGCGGCGCTGCGCGCGGCGGGCACCACGGTCATCGTCACGGTCACCAGCTCCGGCGAGGCGCGTACCGCCGCCGACGCCGGAGCCGACATGCTGTGCGTGCAGGGGGCCGAAGCCGGTGGGCACCAGGGCTCGTTCGACGACACCCAGGAACGGACCACGCCCCTGCTCGAACTGCTGGCCACGGTGCGCGCCGCGGTCGAGGTTCCGTTGCTCGCCGCCGGAGGTATCGCCACCCGCGGCGACGTCCGCGCGGCTGTGGCCGCCGGGGCTGTCGCCGCGCAGGTCGGAACGGCACTCCTGCGCACCCCGGAGAGCGGGGCGAACCGTACGCACAAGGACGCGCTCGCCGACGCCCGCTTCACCAGCACGGCCGTGACGCGCGCGTTCAGCGGCCGGCGCGCCCGCGGCCTGGCCAACCGGTTCCTGCGCGAGCACGGGCCGGCCGCCCCGGCCGCCTACCCCCACGTGCACTACCTGACCGGCCCCATCCGCGCCGCCGCGGCCCGCGCGGCCGACCCCGAGACCCTGCACATGTGGGCCGGAACCGGATTTCGTGCCGCCGCGGCCCGCCCGGCCGGCGACATTGTCGCGGAACTGGCCGCGGGAGAGTAG
- a CDS encoding TIGR03668 family PPOX class F420-dependent oxidoreductase, protein MRWSSERTRDRFAASRVARLATVSAAGQPHLVPVTFAVYGDTVATAIDTKPKSTTNLKRLANITENPRVCLLADEYDDDWQRLWWARADGEARIVHEGPERDAALRWLTGRYPQYGQSPPDGPVILVDVYRWSGWSYQ, encoded by the coding sequence ATGCGCTGGAGCTCAGAGCGAACCCGGGATCGCTTCGCGGCGAGCCGGGTGGCGCGCCTGGCCACCGTCTCCGCGGCGGGCCAGCCCCACCTGGTGCCGGTGACCTTCGCGGTGTACGGGGACACGGTCGCGACCGCCATCGACACCAAACCCAAGAGCACGACGAACCTCAAACGGCTGGCGAACATCACCGAGAACCCTCGGGTGTGCCTGCTGGCCGACGAGTACGACGACGACTGGCAGCGGCTGTGGTGGGCCCGCGCCGACGGCGAGGCGCGCATCGTCCACGAGGGCCCCGAACGCGACGCGGCGCTGCGGTGGCTTACCGGGCGCTACCCCCAATACGGCCAGTCGCCGCCCGATGGCCCGGTGATCCTGGTCGACGTGTACCGCTGGTCGGGCTGGTCCTACCAGTAG
- a CDS encoding MerR family transcriptional regulator yields MPAEWSIQEVAHLAGTTSRTLRHYDHIGLLRPSRVGKDGHRFYDQHCLVRLQRVLLLRELGLGLAAITEVLAGEQDAAAALRTHLALLERERERIGRQIESVRTTLRKTEEEEQLMADEILDGFHHEQYKDEMIQQWGREAYESGAQWWRSLSKQEQDGFQRQQREIASDFGAALTAGRSPDSDEVQAIAQRQYEWVTLGWQGRNPTAEQFAGLGQMYVDDPRFTATYDRHGAGTAAFVRDTMRVYAERELR; encoded by the coding sequence ATGCCTGCGGAATGGTCCATCCAGGAGGTCGCGCACCTGGCGGGCACAACGAGCCGGACACTGCGGCACTACGACCATATCGGCCTGCTCCGCCCCAGCAGGGTGGGCAAGGACGGGCACCGCTTCTATGACCAGCACTGCCTCGTGCGGTTGCAGCGCGTCCTGCTGCTGCGCGAACTGGGGCTGGGGCTGGCGGCCATCACCGAGGTACTGGCCGGTGAGCAGGACGCCGCGGCCGCGCTGCGCACCCACCTGGCGCTGCTCGAACGCGAACGCGAGCGCATAGGACGCCAGATCGAGTCGGTACGCACGACCCTGCGCAAGACGGAAGAAGAGGAGCAACTCATGGCCGACGAGATCCTCGACGGGTTCCACCACGAGCAGTACAAGGACGAGATGATCCAACAGTGGGGCCGCGAGGCCTACGAGTCGGGCGCCCAGTGGTGGCGCTCGCTCTCGAAACAGGAACAGGACGGGTTCCAGCGCCAGCAGCGCGAGATCGCCTCCGACTTCGGAGCGGCCCTCACTGCCGGCCGCTCGCCCGACAGTGACGAAGTGCAGGCGATCGCCCAGCGCCAGTACGAGTGGGTGACCCTCGGCTGGCAGGGCAGGAACCCGACCGCGGAGCAGTTCGCGGGCCTCGGCCAGATGTACGTCGACGACCCGCGGTTCACCGCGACCTATGACCGGCACGGTGCGGGAACGGCGGCGTTCGTCCGGGACACGATGCGGGTCTACGCCGAGCGCGAGCTGCGATAG
- a CDS encoding NUDIX domain-containing protein — MPEGPLPPEQWFASLPTAHLAASGLLTDQDGNVLIVDPNYRDDWTLPGGVVEDSEPPHLACEREVAEEVGLDRTAGTLLAVQWSAPSGVRTKPFVSLVFDCGIVDPGATITLQESELDDYAFVPPDRAVALLFPPIAPRLSAALRARETGNAIYIS; from the coding sequence ATGCCAGAAGGACCCCTTCCTCCAGAACAGTGGTTCGCCTCACTGCCCACCGCCCACCTGGCCGCATCAGGCCTGCTCACCGACCAGGACGGCAACGTTCTGATCGTCGACCCGAACTACCGGGACGACTGGACGCTCCCCGGCGGGGTCGTGGAGGACAGCGAACCGCCGCACCTCGCCTGCGAACGCGAGGTGGCCGAGGAGGTCGGCCTGGACCGCACGGCCGGCACCCTACTCGCGGTGCAGTGGAGCGCGCCCTCGGGCGTGCGCACCAAGCCGTTCGTCTCCCTTGTGTTCGACTGCGGCATTGTCGACCCCGGCGCCACGATCACACTGCAGGAATCGGAGCTGGACGACTACGCGTTCGTCCCACCCGACCGCGCGGTCGCGCTCCTGTTTCCACCAATAGCACCGCGCCTTTCCGCTGCCCTGCGTGCCCGCGAGACGGGCAATGCTATCTACATATCGTGA
- a CDS encoding SigB/SigF/SigG family RNA polymerase sigma factor — MTASSTLRSRTEAAPRPSSARDGRSDEAYYTRTKELFKELRDAADHYRRDEVYRELVDLHAPVVRRIARQYRHRGEPEEDLRQVATVGLIQAIRDFNPDFGKQFISYALPMMTGEVKRHFRDRTWAIRVPRKYQEKRPELNRATAAFEQHHGRSPAVSEIAEMLEMTHGDTIELIDASSAYSALSLDVPYGADEEETTLGDTLGEEDHLLETVADRTALRPALESLTPRDRRIVLLRFAGDKTQAQIAEQVGLSQMHVSRRLSAALANLRTQLNPDV, encoded by the coding sequence ATGACTGCATCGAGCACGCTTCGCAGCCGGACAGAGGCCGCCCCCCGTCCCAGTTCAGCCCGGGACGGGAGATCGGATGAGGCCTACTACACGAGGACCAAGGAGCTCTTCAAGGAACTCCGGGACGCCGCGGACCACTACAGGCGCGACGAGGTCTATCGTGAGCTCGTCGACCTGCACGCGCCGGTGGTCCGGCGCATCGCCCGCCAGTACCGTCACAGGGGCGAGCCCGAGGAGGATCTGCGGCAGGTCGCGACGGTGGGTCTGATCCAGGCCATCCGCGACTTCAACCCGGACTTCGGTAAACAGTTCATCTCCTACGCCCTGCCGATGATGACCGGTGAGGTCAAGCGGCACTTCCGCGACCGCACCTGGGCCATCCGCGTACCGCGCAAGTACCAGGAGAAGCGTCCCGAGCTCAACCGGGCCACGGCCGCCTTCGAGCAGCATCACGGCCGTTCGCCCGCCGTCTCCGAGATCGCCGAGATGCTGGAGATGACGCACGGCGACACCATCGAGCTCATCGACGCCTCCAGCGCCTACAGCGCTCTGTCGCTCGATGTGCCTTACGGCGCCGACGAGGAGGAGACCACCCTCGGCGACACGCTCGGCGAGGAGGACCACCTCCTGGAGACCGTCGCCGACCGTACGGCGCTGCGCCCTGCGCTGGAGTCACTGACCCCGCGCGACCGCCGCATCGTGCTGCTGCGTTTCGCCGGTGACAAGACCCAGGCGCAGATCGCCGAGCAGGTGGGACTGTCCCAGATGCATGTTTCCCGCAGGCTCTCGGCGGCACTGGCCAACCTGCGCACGCAGCTCAACCCGGATGTTTGA
- a CDS encoding DUF3040 domain-containing protein, with protein MATSRYDNERLRAIEEHLRDEDPGYVRRVERSAADLPEEPTSPDDEPVPQSTFVTVCAWTIGALLLLLLVVSLADPANRDFAATPETAPGSASTGAAAVYLVDGG; from the coding sequence ATGGCGACTTCGCGGTACGACAACGAACGCCTGCGCGCGATCGAGGAGCACCTCAGGGACGAGGATCCCGGCTACGTCCGGCGCGTGGAGCGCTCCGCGGCCGACCTCCCGGAGGAGCCGACGTCCCCGGACGACGAACCCGTCCCGCAGTCGACGTTCGTGACAGTGTGCGCCTGGACCATCGGAGCACTCCTACTGCTGCTCCTGGTGGTGTCCCTGGCGGACCCGGCGAACCGGGACTTCGCCGCCACCCCGGAGACCGCCCCCGGCTCCGCCAGTACCGGGGCCGCGGCCGTGTATCTCGTGGACGGCGGGTGA
- a CDS encoding YnfA family protein, which yields MLVARSIALFVLAALAEIGGAWLVWQGVREHRGLLFVGAGVLALGAYGFIATFQPDPHFGRILAAYGGVFVAGSLAWGMVVDGFRPDRWDLIGAATCLVGVAIMMYAPRA from the coding sequence ATGCTTGTCGCGCGTTCCATCGCCCTGTTCGTTCTCGCCGCTCTTGCCGAGATCGGTGGCGCGTGGCTTGTGTGGCAGGGGGTCCGCGAGCACCGCGGCCTGCTGTTCGTTGGCGCGGGGGTGCTCGCCCTTGGGGCGTACGGCTTCATCGCCACCTTCCAGCCCGACCCGCATTTCGGGCGGATCCTGGCCGCCTACGGCGGGGTGTTCGTCGCCGGCTCCCTGGCCTGGGGCATGGTGGTCGACGGGTTCCGGCCCGACCGGTGGGACCTGATCGGCGCGGCCACCTGCCTGGTCGGCGTCGCCATCATGATGTACGCGCCGCGTGCGTGA
- a CDS encoding GAF and ANTAR domain-containing protein: MYKPDDGHLSPDGFADIMRSLFAEPEVHDTLQRIVGLAVETIPGCDYAGVSVVEGRGKVHTPVSTHEAARASDALQYQLREGPSLDSIWDNDYVYLPDVANGRQWPRYAEEASKLPIGSLLTFRLFTSRETLGALSLYARTAHAFEPQDHDVGVIFSAQAATALASTRRLSNLNRALETRETIGQAQGILMERHRITADQAWQYLRSASQNLNVRLAELAEQIARTGEDPTRLQANTRAEQEGSGG; encoded by the coding sequence ATGTATAAGCCTGATGACGGGCACCTCTCCCCCGACGGCTTCGCCGACATCATGCGTTCCCTGTTCGCCGAGCCGGAGGTGCACGACACCCTGCAACGGATCGTCGGTCTGGCCGTCGAGACGATTCCCGGTTGCGACTACGCCGGTGTCTCGGTGGTCGAGGGCCGCGGCAAGGTGCACACCCCGGTAAGCACGCACGAGGCGGCCCGGGCCAGCGACGCCCTGCAGTACCAGTTGCGCGAGGGCCCGTCCCTCGACTCCATCTGGGACAACGACTACGTCTACCTGCCCGACGTCGCCAACGGCAGACAGTGGCCGCGCTACGCCGAGGAGGCCTCAAAACTGCCCATTGGCAGCCTGTTGACCTTCCGGCTGTTCACCTCCAGGGAGACCCTGGGCGCGCTGAGCCTCTACGCCCGTACAGCGCACGCCTTCGAGCCGCAGGACCACGATGTCGGGGTGATCTTCTCCGCACAGGCCGCCACGGCGCTCGCCTCGACCCGGCGGCTGTCGAACCTGAACCGCGCCCTGGAGACCCGCGAGACGATCGGCCAGGCGCAGGGGATCCTCATGGAGCGGCACCGCATTACGGCCGACCAGGCATGGCAGTACCTCAGGTCGGCGTCGCAGAACCTCAACGTGCGGCTCGCGGAGCTGGCCGAGCAGATCGCGCGCACCGGCGAGGACCCAACGCGGCTACAGGCCAACACCAGGGCCGAGCAGGAGGGTTCCGGCGGCTGA
- a CDS encoding ATP-dependent Clp protease ATP-binding subunit, with protein sequence MTHDFPGPSGYDPRSFEEFLARFFGPGGARRPTQRVDLSRLMDGQAREVVGNALKRAIESDRTDLDAPHLLWALLQYEPTRTLVTRTGADSDELARAASAAAQRAPQARPDVPMLTPTAKRTLLDAHQIARALDQHLIAPEHLLFALAVNSESPMGRRLAESGVTPDALQTAARSGETPAGSARTEQSSTPHLDEHGTDITALASDGRLDPVVGRDDEVEQTIEVLARRKKNNPVLIGDPGVGKTAIVEGIAQRIADDDVPGTLSGRRLVQLDIAGIVAGTRYRGDFEERLKNLIDEIRGNADQLLIFIDEMHTVVGAGGAEGSMSAGNMLKPALARGELHVIGATTVDEYRQNIEKDAALERRFQPVLVSEPNVEDTIEILQGLRDRYEAHHQVRFSDESLKAAAELSDRYISDRFLPDKAIDLVDQAGARVRLRTKTPSVDLQELEQRLRELENRKEQAVRNEDYEQASEVRDEINRTRESIGQARSEGTSEVPEVQIVDIAEVVSRLTGIPVAQLTQEERERLTHLEERLHQRVVGQDEAVSAVSEAIRRSRAGLAPPDQPIGSFLFLGPTGVGKTELARALAEALFGSQERMVRFDMSEFQERHTASRLVGAPPGYVGYEEAGQLTEAVRRQPYSVLLLDEIEKAHADVFNLLLQLLDDGRLTDGQGRTVDFRNVVVIMTSNLGSEFTIGGGPIGFTGTQDGDSATRDRIMRRLGEEVRPEFINRIDEIIVFTRLSSEELSQITRMLLDDTERRLRAQDITISFTDDAVRWLAEAGHQPEYGARPLARTIQRNVGNRLSALLLNGEIEEGAHLTAWVHDGDLDFSIAHARETAAQDFEQATS encoded by the coding sequence ATGACGCACGACTTCCCGGGACCGAGCGGGTACGACCCGCGCTCGTTCGAGGAGTTCCTGGCGCGCTTCTTCGGGCCGGGTGGAGCACGCCGCCCCACCCAGCGCGTCGACCTCTCGCGGCTGATGGACGGCCAGGCACGCGAAGTGGTCGGCAACGCGCTCAAACGCGCCATCGAGTCCGACCGCACCGACCTCGACGCGCCGCACCTGCTCTGGGCGCTGCTCCAGTACGAGCCCACCCGCACCCTCGTGACGCGCACCGGTGCCGACTCCGACGAGCTGGCCCGGGCCGCGTCCGCCGCGGCGCAACGGGCTCCACAGGCCAGGCCGGACGTGCCGATGCTGACTCCGACCGCCAAGCGCACCCTGCTCGACGCCCACCAGATCGCCAGGGCCCTCGACCAGCACCTGATCGCACCCGAACACCTGCTGTTCGCGCTCGCGGTGAACAGCGAGTCGCCGATGGGCCGCCGGCTGGCGGAGTCCGGGGTCACTCCCGATGCGCTGCAAACGGCAGCGCGCTCCGGCGAGACACCCGCAGGGAGCGCCCGCACCGAGCAGAGCTCCACACCGCACCTGGACGAGCACGGCACCGACATCACCGCCCTGGCCTCGGACGGCCGGCTCGACCCGGTGGTCGGACGGGACGACGAGGTGGAGCAGACGATCGAGGTGCTCGCCCGGCGCAAGAAGAACAACCCGGTCCTGATCGGTGACCCCGGCGTGGGCAAGACCGCGATCGTCGAGGGCATCGCGCAGCGCATCGCCGACGACGACGTGCCCGGAACACTGAGCGGGCGGCGCCTCGTGCAACTCGACATCGCCGGTATCGTCGCCGGCACCCGGTACCGCGGCGACTTCGAGGAGCGGCTGAAGAACCTCATCGACGAGATCCGCGGCAACGCCGACCAGTTGCTGATCTTCATCGACGAGATGCACACCGTCGTGGGCGCCGGCGGCGCCGAAGGGTCGATGAGCGCGGGCAACATGCTCAAGCCCGCCCTGGCCCGCGGCGAGCTGCACGTCATCGGCGCGACCACCGTCGACGAGTACCGGCAGAACATCGAGAAGGACGCGGCTCTGGAACGGCGGTTCCAGCCGGTCCTGGTCTCCGAACCGAATGTCGAGGACACCATCGAGATCCTGCAAGGGCTGCGGGACCGCTACGAGGCGCACCACCAGGTCCGCTTCTCCGATGAGAGCCTGAAAGCCGCGGCCGAGCTCTCCGACCGCTACATCTCGGACCGCTTCCTGCCGGACAAGGCGATCGACCTGGTCGACCAGGCCGGCGCGCGCGTGCGGCTGCGTACCAAGACACCCAGCGTCGACCTGCAGGAGCTCGAACAGCGGCTGCGGGAGCTGGAGAACCGCAAGGAGCAGGCGGTCCGCAATGAGGACTACGAGCAGGCCTCCGAGGTGCGCGACGAGATCAACCGGACGCGGGAGTCCATCGGCCAGGCGCGCTCGGAAGGCACATCCGAGGTCCCCGAGGTCCAGATCGTCGACATCGCCGAGGTCGTCTCCCGGCTGACCGGAATCCCCGTGGCTCAGCTCACCCAGGAGGAGCGCGAGCGGCTGACCCACCTCGAGGAGCGGCTGCACCAGCGCGTCGTCGGCCAGGACGAGGCGGTGAGCGCCGTCTCCGAGGCGATCCGGCGCTCCCGGGCCGGCCTTGCCCCGCCCGACCAGCCCATCGGGAGCTTCCTGTTCCTGGGGCCGACCGGTGTCGGCAAGACCGAGCTCGCCCGCGCGCTCGCCGAGGCGCTGTTCGGCTCGCAGGAGCGGATGGTGCGCTTCGACATGAGCGAGTTCCAGGAACGCCACACCGCCAGCCGCCTGGTCGGCGCCCCACCCGGATACGTCGGCTACGAGGAGGCGGGCCAGCTCACCGAGGCCGTCCGGCGGCAGCCCTACTCGGTGCTCCTGCTGGACGAGATCGAGAAGGCCCACGCCGACGTGTTCAACCTGCTGCTGCAGCTCCTCGACGACGGCCGGCTCACCGACGGGCAGGGGCGCACGGTCGACTTCCGCAATGTCGTGGTCATCATGACCAGCAACCTGGGCTCGGAGTTCACCATCGGCGGCGGCCCCATCGGGTTCACCGGAACCCAGGACGGCGACTCCGCGACCCGGGACCGGATCATGCGCCGGCTCGGCGAGGAGGTCCGCCCGGAGTTCATCAACCGCATCGACGAGATCATCGTCTTCACCCGCCTCAGCAGCGAGGAGCTGAGCCAGATCACCCGCATGCTGCTGGACGATACCGAACGCAGGCTGCGCGCCCAGGACATCACGATCAGCTTCACCGACGACGCCGTCCGCTGGTTGGCCGAGGCGGGCCACCAGCCCGAGTACGGGGCGCGCCCGCTGGCCCGGACCATCCAGCGCAACGTGGGCAACCGGCTGTCGGCACTGCTACTCAACGGGGAGATCGAGGAGGGCGCCCACCTCACCGCGTGGGTCCACGACGGTGATCTGGACTTCTCCATCGCCCACGCCCGGGAAACCGCGGCCCAGGACTTCGAACAGGCCACCAGCTAA